Genomic DNA from Cucumis melo cultivar AY chromosome 10, USDA_Cmelo_AY_1.0, whole genome shotgun sequence:
TTTGTGAAAGGTGTTTAAGAACTAGATTGTTAAACTTTCAGGTTGTGTGAGAAAGTTATCAATGAGCTCCTTGCATTTTGACAAGGAGGAAAGTAGTGGATTTATTGCTTGAATTTTTACCTCCTCGTATGAACTTTGTATTAGCTGATATAACATTAGATTTACCTTCGCCCATCAACTTAATCCAGGAAGTTATGTGTTTAAAACTTGAAAATGGAATCAGTCATTTTCTGCAAAAACTTGAAACAGGGGCAAGGATTGGTGTCCTAAGTTATAAAATTCAAGGTATAAAATAGTTTAATgattgagttgggcatagaagTTGCACTCTTTGAGGTTAAAATAGCAAATGGAATCAGTCATTTTACCATGAGAAATTTATCTACCGCTGATGATAACAGATAGCAACACCATTGTGGTTTCATTTTCTGATCTGTTAATAATGTGGTTTTACAACAGGTGACCGCTGCTCTTGCTAACGCTGGACTTGAGTCATCTAATCTCATTGTAGGAATTGATTTCACGAAAAGCAATGAGTGGACAGGTCAGTTTTCATCTCATAGTTTCTAGTTTGACACTTTTAATTAGGGCTATTGCAACGGGTAGGGTAGCAAATATAGAAATATAGGGCTATTGCAACgaatctaaattttgttatatctgCAAATTCTTTTACATCGTAATATATTTGCTAATTCTTTGAGTTTGATTGTTATGTTATCAATTGACCTATTTTACTAGTCTTATAGCATGTTGAAACCCTTCTCATCGTAGGTTCCAGGTCGTTTAATCGACGTAGTTTACACCACATTGGAAATGAGCCGAATCCGTACGAGCAAGCTATATCTATAATAGGGCAAACGTTATCAGCTTTTGATGAGGATAACTTGATTCCGTGTTTTGGATTTGGTGATGGTAATTGCATTCACTCAAACCGCTATCTCGGTTCTTGCTATAATCTTTTGTTGACTGATTATTGAGAGTTGAAGTGTGTTTTTTGCAGCATCAACCCATGATCAAGATGTTTTTAGCTTCTACCATGATGATAGGATATGTAATGGATTTGAGGAAGTCTTGCATCGTTACAGGGAAATTGTTCCCAACTTAAGACTTGCAGGTAattgtttttttgtttcaatCCATTTGAGCTGTGACCATATGGCTTACTTTAACCCTTCTTTTCTCCCTTCTTGTAGGTCCTACATCTTTTGCACCAATAATTGAGATGGCCATGACAATCGTTGAGCAAACTGGTGGTCAGTACCATGTTTTGCTGATAATTGCCGACGGGCAGGTCAGTCCGATTTCAAACTACGAAGTTATTCAACAACAATCCTTATGATCTTAGGATACAAATATGTCTGAAAAAACTTTTAGATGTTGATGATGCATATTGTTACATCATTTGGCTTACCTTAATAGTATTCATGTCTAAAAGATATCCTCTTAAAATCAGGTCACAAGAAGTGTTGACACACATAATGGTCAACTGAGTTTACAAGAACGAAAGACAATCGATGCAATTGTAAGGGCGAGGTAAATATCAAACAActtcattttttattatcaaattCCTTTTTCTTAAAGCACAAGCATACTTGCAGTGAGTACCCTTTGTCGATAATCTTCGTTGGTGTTGGAGATGGACCTTGGGATATGATGAAAGAATTTGATGATAATATTCCAGCTCGAGCTTTCGATAATTTTCAGGTTTTTGACTGCTATTTCCATGGATGAAAGATTTTTCTTGGTTTTTCTCCCCTTCACAACTTGAAAGATATGCTGAATATTGAAAATTGCTTTGTGTATTCCTATCTTAGTTCGTCAATTTTACTGAGATAATGTtgaaaaatgtaaacaatgtGAGAAGGCAGACAGAGTTTGCTCTTGCTGCACTGATGGAAATACCTTCTCAATATCAGGCAACTCTAGAGCTTGGCATATTGGGGTATGCATTCACTATTTGAAATTGGAGATTCAAAGGTTTATTTATCGATTTTACAATTGCTATTTCTTTACTGTTGATGAGCAGAAGACAAAGAGGTAGTTCACCAGAAAGAGTACCTCTTCCTCCTCCTCTGTACAGTGCAACATCTTCAAGTGGCTACCCGAGAACCCCGTGCTCCAACAGTTTTCAGACCAGAACACCTTCGCTTGGTAGATACAACCAAGGAGTTGGCACAAATCCATCCTCTAGTTCTCCTTATGACAACCAGGTTTCTAATCACTTTGTTGCTAGCAATTAATCTCTTTATCCTAACCAGTTATTCTTTTAGTTGAAGTCTATTGAACTTTAAGCTTCATATCATTTTAACTACTATTGTTTGGATCTCTTCTAGTCAAGACTAATCTTTTTTATTGTGGATGTGGCTTGGCCTTGCAGCTTTGCCCCATTTGTATCACTAATCCAAAAGATATGGCTTTTGGTTGTGGCCATATGGTAAGATTCAAATCCAGTAATTATTCTAGTAAATGAAACTCATTCTCCTTTGTAGGAATATTCACAAATTCTTCTACATCCTATTACAGACATGTTGCGACTGTGGAGAAAATCTCGAGTTGTGCCCCATATGCCGAAGCTTTATCCAGACTAGAATAAGACTCTATTAAGTCTTGCCATGCAGTACAAATGTATCGCTTAACCTATTTCTTGGTTCCTTGAAACTAACGTTGAAGGTCAAGGTTTCAACACAATTTTGAGGGTGTACATTACCAAATTGTCTTGATTGTGTTTTGAACCTACCCCTTTTAATGACAGTTTCAATGGCATCAGTATTGCTCTCTATTGGAATTTGTACATATGGGGAATGTTTTTCTTAGCTTGCCTCATCACAGATCACAGCTTTCGATTTGAAATTATAAACACAATGACATGTATAGGATTGCAAAAGCTTCATGTAGAGGATTCGCAGAAGCTTCGAGGATTGAGATCATGTTAATCTATCATTTAGCATTTCTTTCTTAGAATCCTTTTTTTATGTGTGCATACTGGTTTTTAGGTTGTTGCATAAATCTTAACAAAGCAAAAGTTCTTCCTTCAATAAAATTCATCATTGTCATTGCATAGAGTTGCAAGTTTATACACAATCTCTGTAGTACAACTCTTCAATAATGCTATAGTTTTCTTTTGTATTGAATAATCCCTAAGTTATTGATGATACATCTTCAGTTCTAAATGATAAAGCAAGGCTAAATAGGAAGTGTTACATTCCCTCTGATAAATTAACAACAAAAATGTACATGTATCAATAATATGAATTACTTGAATGGCGGTAATATTCCTGCGTGTGCTCTGGCTCCGGAAAAGCATCCGAGGACAACAAGGAACCCCCCACCAAGGTTTTTCCTTCTGGTTCTTCAAGGAATTTTCGGTCTTCCAAATAGGATTCAATGTCCAATATTATATGGTTCAAATTGGCATTACCTTTTCCTCGTATCGCGCTCAAGAAGTTGTCGGAGATGATGTTCAAAAGCTTCATGAACTGGGATTTATATTTTCTATACATTGCAAAGCCTGCTACCTATATGATACAAATGGGGTCAAACCATGATTTTTTTGGCTCACTTAGTAATTTGAACTTCTATTCAACTTACTTTTAAGAATGCATTGAGCGAGGCTGCAGTAAATAAATTGGGGGGAATTGCATTTAGAAATCTAGCCAGCCATGCCCAACCTTCCTCGAGACCATGTAAATTGCGAACACCAGGAATTTCCGTCTGCCAAATGATCCATATTTATAAGTAGCTTTTGTAGAAAGATTACTTATGTCATAATTGACGAACATGGGTATAATAACTAGATAACGGAAGTAGCTCAATTGTCTACATGTGTAAAATAATCAGCAGCAAGATGCAAGGTACTTCCTGAGCAAACCTGAATCAATGCCGCATATAGTTTCACGTATGCTTCTAGTCTCGTCAAATAATCCTCAACACTCTCCATTTTCCCATCAACCTCTCGAAATCCAATAGTTTTGTAATATGACTCTTTGGATTCATATGCAGCCTATGGCAATATATGTGAAAATTATACAGTAAGCAAGTG
This window encodes:
- the LOC103488946 gene encoding E3 ubiquitin-protein ligase RGLG2-like, producing the protein MGGKNSREVGQREFGSYGSGNSSTWDQYNYPPPSPSPYVQQYPYTEPSGYGSQTPQQPRRRLDRKYSRIADNYQSLDEVTAALANAGLESSNLIVGIDFTKSNEWTGSRSFNRRSLHHIGNEPNPYEQAISIIGQTLSAFDEDNLIPCFGFGDASTHDQDVFSFYHDDRICNGFEEVLHRYREIVPNLRLAGPTSFAPIIEMAMTIVEQTGGQYHVLLIIADGQVTRSVDTHNGQLSLQERKTIDAIVRASEYPLSIIFVGVGDGPWDMMKEFDDNIPARAFDNFQFVNFTEIMLKNVNNVRRQTEFALAALMEIPSQYQATLELGILGRQRGSSPERVPLPPPLYSATSSSGYPRTPCSNSFQTRTPSLGRYNQGVGTNPSSSSPYDNQLCPICITNPKDMAFGCGHMTCCDCGENLELCPICRSFIQTRIRLY